The Brachyhypopomus gauderio isolate BG-103 chromosome 2, BGAUD_0.2, whole genome shotgun sequence genome contains a region encoding:
- the st3gal2 gene encoding CMP-N-acetylneuraminate-beta-galactosamide-alpha-2,3-sialyltransferase 2 produces MRCSLRVWVLLGSLALLFLTSLLFSLSLRGGPGLPYLDPPGWEESRRVKLVPSYAGSHKLAPAEGGQQKTCACARCVGDPGISDWFDENYDPDISPVWTRDNIQLSADVYYWWVMLQPQFKPHSIQQVLLRLFQVIPGRSPYGSWDPARCLRCAVVGNSGNLRGAAYGPLIDSHNYVMRINLAPTVGYEEDVGSHTTHHFMYPESAKNLAANVSFVLVPFKTLDLLWITSALSTGQIRFTYAPVKQFLRVDKDKVQIFNPAFFKYIHDRWTRHHGRYPSTGMLVLFFALHVCDEVNVFGFGADGRGNWHHYWEQNRYSGEFRKTGVHDADYEAQIIDRLAKAGKITVFPGK; encoded by the exons ATGCGCTGCTCGTTGAGGGTGTGGGTGCTGCTGGGATccctggctctcctcttcctcacctcgCTCCTCTTCTCACTCTCGCTCAGAGGCGGGCCTGGCCTGCCCTATCTGGACCCACCTGGGTGGGAAGAGTCTCGCAGGGTCAAGCTGGTGCCCAGCTACGCCGGCTCCCACAAACTTGCGCCGGCCGAGGGCGGCCAGCAGAAAACATGTGCCTGTGCGCGCTGCGTAGGTGACCCGGGCATCTCCGATTGGTTCGATGAGAACTATGACCCCGACATCTCACCTGTCTGGACACGGGACAACATTCAGCTCTCTGCAGACGTCTACTACTGGTGGGTG ATGCTGCAGCCCCAGTTTAAGCCCCACAGTATCCAGCAGGTGCTGCTCCGTCTCTTCCAGGTGATCCCGGGCCGCTCTCCCTACGGGTCGTGGGATCCCGCCCGCTGCCTGCGCTGTGCTGTGGTGGGCAACTCGGGCAACCTCCGGGGGGCAGCATACGGGCCGCTGATCGACAGCCACAACTACGTCATGAG gataaACCTGGCCCCCACTGTGGGGTATGAAGAGGATGTGGGCAGTCACACCACCCACCATTTCATGTACCCTGAAAGTGCCAAGAACCTGGCAGCCAATGTCAGCTTCGTGTTGGTGCCCTTCAAGACTCTGGATCTACTCTGGATCACCAGTGCTCTCTCCACTGGCCAGATCCGCTT CACCTACGCTCCCGTGAAGCAGTTCCTGCGCGTGGACAAAGACAAG GTGCAGATCTTCAATCCGGCGTTCTTCAAGTACATCCACGACCGCTGGACCCGCCACCACGGCCGCTACCCCTCCACGGGCATGCTGGTCCTTTTCTTTGCACTGCACGTGTGTGACGAG GTGAACGTGTTCGGTTTCGGGGCGGACGGCCGAGGGAACTGGCACCACTACTGGGAACAAAACCGCTACTCTGGGGAGTTTCGCAAGACCGGCGTCCATGACGCGGACTACGAGGCCCAGATCATAGACCGGCTGGCCAAGGCTGGCAAGATCACTGTCTTTCCTGGGAAATGA